One window of Vicinamibacterales bacterium genomic DNA carries:
- the motA gene encoding flagellar motor stator protein MotA, translating to MLILAGVVVVLGSVAGGYLMAGGHLILLLQPAEFVIIGGAALGSLLISTPPKVLVKMLKQTQGIFGGGLTKDDFGNLLSMLYQLFRVSQQSGVMALEPHFENPEQSAVLSKYPKFLRRHHSVAFLSDSFKVIIVGGMTAHDLEALMDEDLFVHHEDERGPSATLNKVSDALPGLGIVAAVLGIVITMQAIDGPPAEIGHHVGAALVGTFLGILMSYGFGQPLAASLEQRAQDDGRYEQCIKAGVIAMFKGLPPAIAVEFARRVLPHEVRPTFEETESLCRASRSDPQAPAAAAA from the coding sequence ATGTTGATACTGGCTGGTGTCGTGGTCGTGCTGGGCTCGGTGGCGGGTGGATACCTGATGGCCGGTGGTCATCTGATCCTCCTGTTGCAGCCGGCGGAGTTCGTGATCATCGGGGGCGCTGCGCTCGGCAGTCTGCTCATCAGCACGCCACCCAAGGTGCTGGTAAAGATGCTCAAGCAGACACAGGGCATCTTCGGCGGCGGGCTGACCAAAGACGATTTCGGCAACCTCCTGTCGATGCTCTACCAACTGTTTCGGGTCTCGCAGCAATCGGGTGTCATGGCCTTGGAGCCCCACTTCGAGAATCCGGAGCAGAGCGCCGTCCTCTCGAAGTACCCGAAGTTTCTCAGGCGGCACCACTCGGTCGCCTTCCTGTCCGATTCGTTCAAGGTCATCATCGTCGGGGGCATGACGGCGCACGATCTGGAGGCGCTGATGGACGAAGATCTGTTCGTCCACCATGAAGACGAACGGGGCCCGTCGGCGACGCTGAACAAAGTGTCAGACGCCCTGCCGGGATTGGGCATCGTGGCGGCCGTCCTCGGGATCGTCATCACCATGCAGGCCATCGACGGACCTCCCGCGGAAATTGGCCATCACGTGGGTGCCGCTCTGGTCGGCACGTTCCTTGGCATTCTCATGTCGTACGGGTTCGGCCAACCGCTGGCGGCCAGTCTCGAACAGCGCGCCCAGGACGATGGACGCTACGAACAGTGCATCAAGGCGGGCGTGATCGCGATGTTCAAGGGCCTGCCGCCGGCGATCGCGGTGGAATTCGCCCGCCGCGTACTCCCACATGAGGTCCGCCCCACGTTTGAAGAAACCGAGAGTCTTTGCCGGGCCTCGCGCAGCGACCCGCAGGCGCCCGCGGCGGCGGCGGCGTAA
- a CDS encoding ATP-binding protein, translating into MSGTQALRAITDRVGAATRLAAVADMADAGGDRLLDALTARLAASVGVTCAVVAEVMDPDGPRLQALSAFGPGGCHPRPFDFSAAASPWADVIAHGIRHHDGALSRLFPAAPDGPVWPVAGFAGIPLRDHAGAIIGVLAVAHDRTLRLDDEVATMLRIVAARAAAEIERRHLVKRNCQLQLDIEQRVGNRVAALRAANTELEAFAYSVSHDLRAPLRQITGFAALIARATGTALAPPVRQHLDDISDAARGMGTLIERMLDFSRAGRTALRRTDVDLTQLAEEVVADLSRETKGRNIEWSIGRLPQVRGDAVLLRQVLFNLLSNAVKYSRPCNLACIEVGLLASEGAGDVACFVRDNGVGFDMRHVGRLFNAFSRLHPGSTFEGTGIGLANVRRVVHRHGGRVWATGEVGGGATFYFSLPAADDAPPGNGQPPLGLPRAS; encoded by the coding sequence GTGAGCGGAACACAGGCGCTCCGCGCGATTACCGATCGCGTAGGTGCCGCCACACGCCTGGCCGCGGTCGCGGACATGGCCGACGCGGGCGGCGACCGCCTGCTTGATGCGCTGACCGCGAGGTTAGCGGCGTCGGTCGGCGTCACCTGCGCCGTGGTCGCCGAAGTCATGGATCCGGATGGGCCGCGTCTCCAGGCACTGAGTGCCTTCGGCCCTGGCGGCTGCCATCCTCGTCCCTTCGACTTCTCGGCGGCGGCCTCGCCTTGGGCAGACGTGATCGCGCACGGCATCAGGCATCACGACGGCGCGCTCTCGCGGCTATTTCCCGCAGCCCCGGACGGCCCGGTGTGGCCCGTCGCCGGTTTTGCGGGCATCCCGCTCCGCGATCACGCCGGCGCCATCATCGGCGTGCTCGCCGTCGCCCATGATCGCACCCTGCGCCTCGACGACGAGGTCGCGACGATGTTGCGGATTGTCGCCGCGCGTGCCGCCGCGGAGATCGAGCGCCGGCACTTGGTGAAACGGAACTGTCAACTCCAGCTCGACATCGAGCAGCGCGTCGGCAACCGGGTCGCGGCGCTGCGGGCCGCCAACACCGAACTGGAGGCGTTCGCGTACTCGGTGTCGCACGACTTGCGCGCCCCGTTGCGCCAGATCACAGGCTTTGCCGCCCTGATTGCCCGGGCGACCGGAACGGCCCTGGCGCCGCCAGTCCGCCAACATCTCGATGACATCTCCGATGCGGCACGGGGCATGGGCACGCTCATCGAGCGGATGCTCGACTTCTCCCGCGCGGGACGAACCGCCTTGCGGCGAACCGACGTCGACTTGACCCAGCTCGCCGAGGAGGTCGTGGCCGACCTGTCGCGTGAGACCAAGGGCCGGAACATCGAGTGGAGCATCGGGAGGTTGCCGCAAGTGCGCGGTGATGCCGTCCTCTTGCGCCAGGTGCTGTTCAACCTGTTGTCAAACGCCGTGAAGTACTCGCGCCCCTGCAACCTGGCCTGTATCGAAGTCGGTCTCCTCGCCTCCGAGGGCGCCGGCGATGTCGCGTGCTTCGTCAGGGACAACGGCGTGGGGTTCGACATGCGCCACGTCGGACGTCTCTTCAACGCCTTCAGCCGCCTGCACCCGGGCTCGACCTTTGAGGGCACGGGCATCGGCCTGGCCAATGTCCGGCGCGTCGTGCACCGCCACGGCGGCCGGGTGTGGGCCACCGGCGAAGTCGGCGGCGGTGCGACGTTCTACTTCTCCCTGCCTGCCGCAGACGACGCGCCGCCAGGCAATGGCCAGCCGCCGCTCGGCCTGCCGAGAGCATCATGA
- a CDS encoding HD domain-containing phosphohydrolase: MNGSTYSIDRDDGAERQWRVTAAFIESAIATSASLDALLARLYRRDPDTLAHLHRVATLSLQIGEELGMAARALDDLERAALLHDVGRLVIPDPAGPSAGILDGAASSHRAAQVRVACEVVEDLPFLRPAAVVLASSLECYDGSGYPHGLRAEEIPVGARVLQVADTLDALTAVCAALAFSAEAANAELVRLAGLRFDPDVVAAWLRCSDELPPSLVSWWSSAAGRMN, from the coding sequence ATGAACGGTTCGACCTATTCGATCGACCGGGACGACGGGGCAGAACGGCAATGGCGGGTCACGGCTGCGTTCATCGAGAGCGCGATCGCGACATCCGCCTCGCTCGACGCCTTGCTGGCGCGGCTCTACCGCCGGGACCCCGACACGCTGGCGCATCTTCATCGAGTGGCGACGCTGTCGCTGCAAATCGGCGAGGAGCTCGGGATGGCGGCGCGCGCCCTCGATGACCTGGAGCGCGCGGCGTTGCTGCACGACGTGGGGCGTCTGGTGATTCCTGACCCGGCCGGCCCGTCGGCTGGCATCCTGGACGGCGCCGCCTCCAGTCACCGCGCCGCGCAGGTGAGAGTGGCGTGCGAAGTCGTCGAGGATCTGCCGTTTCTGCGCCCGGCCGCGGTCGTCCTGGCATCCTCGCTCGAGTGCTACGACGGCTCCGGCTATCCCCATGGCCTGCGCGCCGAGGAAATCCCGGTCGGTGCCCGTGTCCTGCAAGTTGCCGACACCCTTGACGCGCTGACCGCGGTCTGCGCGGCGCTGGCCTTTTCCGCCGAAGCCGCCAATGCGGAACTGGTGCGGCTCGCCGGCCTGCGCTTCGATCCGGACGTGGTCGCCGCCTGGCTGCGCTGCTCGGACGAACTGCCCCCGTCACTCGTGTCCTGGTGGTCGTCGGCCGCCGGACGGATGAACTGA
- a CDS encoding flagellar motor protein MotB produces MKPAAPIIIVRKKRGGHAGHHGGAWKVAYADFVTAMMAFFLVMWLVAQSPEVKANVAGYFRDPGVFEHERSTGMLAGGTPGMEPGRMPEAMAKADPSALLRERQTLTAAAERIRQELMKQPGIATLRDQIEFTITAEGLRIELIERAGSSFFDSGSAVLRGESVRIVTIIAAELGKLANDVVVEGHTDRRPYLREDGYGNWELSADRANAARREMEQAGLRAGQVRTVRGFADTELHVKADPLDPRNRRVSIVVRSQAAAALNDAMALLSP; encoded by the coding sequence ATGAAGCCGGCCGCCCCGATCATCATCGTCAGAAAGAAGCGCGGCGGCCATGCCGGTCACCACGGCGGCGCCTGGAAGGTGGCGTACGCCGACTTCGTGACCGCCATGATGGCCTTCTTCCTCGTGATGTGGCTGGTCGCGCAAAGCCCGGAGGTGAAGGCCAACGTGGCCGGCTACTTCCGGGATCCCGGTGTGTTCGAGCACGAGCGATCGACGGGGATGCTGGCCGGCGGGACTCCAGGCATGGAGCCCGGCCGGATGCCGGAGGCCATGGCCAAGGCGGACCCATCGGCCCTCCTGCGAGAGCGGCAGACCCTGACCGCCGCGGCCGAACGCATCCGACAGGAGCTGATGAAACAGCCCGGCATCGCCACGCTCCGCGATCAGATTGAGTTCACGATCACGGCCGAAGGCCTGCGCATCGAACTCATCGAGCGCGCGGGTTCGAGCTTCTTCGATTCTGGCAGCGCCGTGCTTCGCGGCGAGAGCGTACGCATCGTGACCATCATCGCGGCGGAGCTGGGCAAGCTCGCCAACGACGTTGTCGTCGAAGGGCACACGGATCGACGGCCCTACCTGCGCGAAGACGGGTACGGGAACTGGGAACTGTCGGCCGACCGGGCCAATGCCGCCCGGCGGGAAATGGAGCAGGCGGGCCTCAGGGCCGGACAAGTGCGGACCGTGCGGGGTTTCGCCGACACGGAATTGCATGTCAAGGCCGATCCGCTCGACCCGCGGAATCGCCGGGTCTCGATCGTCGTTCGCAGCCAGGCGGCCGCGGCCTTGAACGACGCAATGGCCCTGCTATCTCCCTGA
- a CDS encoding response regulator produces MTTDTSDDARTAHGPQAWVPGPAAATVWAAKDGPGTGLEQALRLSRLDEGGAACVTISAGGRVLECDPAAARMLRMPAGSDLRDFDVRRFFRHPDQLTETIRAVQVTGLIENWDGDLVTFDGSPLRAVVNLVGDFDESRVLVAVRASLFNITEWSRVHERKLLAQRFETVGRLAGGIAHDFNNLLTVISGHAECLAMTATADPATTRSLTAIRESAARGAALTQRLLAFGRRQVLLPRSVDPRDLILTVEGDLRRTFGRRIAVGVDLDPTVRSVRVDPEQLERALGTIAAHSIDAMPRGGAITFRMRDLTVDAAWPQTHSFAVAEGHYVTIQTVCAGMTLDRDAEHRIFEPFHGRRGGSRDALGLAAVFGLIKQSGGYIWVDAEPAQTVFTILLAAEPVATTAPRILPLDPPAATVLVVDDDDDVRGLLVSVLKYEGYSVLAASSAEQGSRLSETNGIDVLVADVGLNGVRGDEFAVALLGTYPDMKLVCISGDSEPGTLRALAPDRAVFLEKPFSARQFSEQVGALLRQ; encoded by the coding sequence TTGACTACAGATACCTCGGACGACGCGCGCACCGCGCATGGTCCCCAAGCCTGGGTCCCGGGACCCGCCGCCGCGACCGTGTGGGCGGCGAAGGACGGTCCCGGCACCGGCCTCGAGCAGGCGCTACGGCTGTCGCGGCTCGACGAGGGCGGCGCCGCCTGCGTGACGATTAGCGCCGGCGGACGTGTGCTCGAGTGCGACCCCGCGGCCGCCCGGATGCTGCGAATGCCGGCGGGCAGCGACCTGCGCGACTTCGATGTCCGCCGGTTCTTCAGACACCCCGATCAACTCACCGAGACCATCCGTGCCGTGCAGGTGACCGGCCTGATCGAGAACTGGGACGGCGATCTGGTGACGTTTGACGGCTCACCGCTGCGTGCCGTGGTGAACCTGGTCGGCGATTTCGACGAGTCCCGCGTCCTCGTGGCGGTTCGAGCCAGTCTGTTCAACATCACGGAATGGAGTCGCGTGCATGAGCGGAAGCTGCTCGCCCAGCGATTTGAAACCGTCGGCCGGTTGGCGGGCGGCATTGCGCACGACTTCAACAACCTCCTGACGGTGATTAGCGGCCACGCCGAGTGCCTGGCGATGACCGCGACCGCCGACCCGGCCACGACCCGGTCGCTGACGGCGATCCGGGAGTCGGCCGCCCGAGGCGCCGCCCTGACCCAGCGTCTCCTGGCCTTCGGACGCCGTCAGGTGCTGTTGCCACGCAGCGTCGATCCGCGGGATCTGATCCTGACCGTGGAAGGGGACCTGCGACGGACCTTCGGCCGGCGCATCGCGGTGGGCGTGGATCTCGACCCGACCGTGCGCTCCGTGCGCGTCGATCCCGAACAGCTGGAGCGCGCCCTGGGGACCATTGCCGCGCATTCCATCGACGCGATGCCGCGGGGCGGGGCCATCACGTTTCGCATGCGCGACCTCACGGTGGATGCCGCCTGGCCGCAGACGCACTCGTTCGCGGTGGCGGAAGGGCACTACGTGACGATTCAGACCGTCTGTGCCGGCATGACGCTGGACCGGGACGCTGAGCACCGGATCTTCGAGCCGTTCCATGGGCGGCGTGGCGGGAGCCGGGATGCCCTGGGACTGGCCGCGGTGTTCGGGCTGATCAAGCAGAGCGGCGGCTACATCTGGGTTGATGCCGAACCTGCGCAGACGGTCTTTACGATCCTGCTGGCGGCGGAGCCGGTGGCCACCACCGCCCCGCGGATCCTCCCGCTCGACCCGCCGGCCGCCACCGTGCTCGTCGTCGACGATGACGACGACGTGCGAGGGCTGCTCGTGAGCGTGCTGAAGTATGAAGGGTACTCGGTGCTCGCCGCCAGTTCGGCCGAACAGGGCAGCCGGCTGAGTGAGACCAACGGCATCGACGTCCTCGTGGCCGACGTCGGACTGAACGGCGTGCGCGGCGACGAGTTCGCGGTGGCGCTGCTCGGCACGTATCCCGACATGAAGCTGGTGTGCATTTCCGGGGACTCTGAGCCTGGCACGCTGCGCGCGTTGGCTCCCGATCGGGCGGTGTTCCTGGAGAAGCCGTTCTCGGCCCGCCAGTTCAGTGAGCAGGTTGGCGCCCTGCTGAGGCAATAA